The sequence ATCATTACTAATCCTTAATGAAATTAATTTTATTTTCTTGACTGCTTTGCTTGAAATCAAACCATAATATTCCCATCTACACAAAAGGAACGATAAAAGCTTTCATTAAAGACAAAATTTCCTTTTTGAAAATGCGGGATTTAGTGGTAAATATCCATTACACACCAAATAAGATGTGTTAAACTATAGTCGATCGCACCTAAAAACCTTACGTTTTTATAAAAAATATGCTGTATAGCCACAAAATTAAGTAGGAACAAGATGACCATTTTAATTAACATTCTAGCCTTTGTTGTAGTATTCTCCGTCATTGTTTTTGTACATGAACTGGGTCATTTTTTGGTTGCCCGATGGAATGGGGTCAAAGTTGACGCTTTTGCCATTGGTTTTGGACCTGAATTACTAGGATACACAAGTTCAACGGGGACAAGATGGAAGTTTTGTGCAATTCCCTTAGGTGGCTATGTCAAAATGTATGGTGACGCTAATGTCGCAAGCACAGGACCTAACGCTGAATTAAGCGCAGAAGAAAAGAAAAATTGGCATTTATCGCTTCATTCAAAAAGTGCAATGCAACGCGCAGCCGTCGCAATCGCTGGCCCCATGGCCAATTTTATATTTGCCATCGTTGTTTTTTTTGCTTTATTTGAAATTTTTGGCAAACCTTCAACTGTACCTGTTATTGGCACCATAAAAACTGAAAGCGCCGCTGAAAAAGCAGGTCTTAAAGTTGGCGATCATATTCTTGAATTAAATGGTAGTAGCGTTGATTCTTTTGAAAAGTTCGCTCAAAACATTCTGATGAATCCAGAAACTGAACTTAAATTAAAACTTAAAAGAAATGATGTAGATCTTGAAATTTCTGTAACACCTGAACTTAAAGAAGTTAAAGATGTTTTTGGCAATGTTTCAAAAATTGGACAATTAGGCGTTACCCCTGGTGCTGAAAAAAAATGGACAAAACTTGGACCCATTGATGGTGCTGTGGAATCTGTTAAATATACTTGGTTTATAACGAGCACAACCCTTAAAGGGTTAGGTCAAATGATTACAGGCGCACGAAGTGCTGATGAATTGGGCGGTCCTATTCGTATTTTTCAAATGACAGGACAAATGGCCCAAGTTGGCATTGATGCACTTGTTACTTTCGCGGCTGTTCTATCCATTGGTCTTGGCCTCCTCAATTTATTTCCTATACCTGCCCTTGATGGTGGACACGTTTTATTCTGTATCGTTGAGGGTATTCGTGGCAAACCTTTAAATGAAAAAGCACAGGAATATGTAACAATTGTTGGCGTTCTAGCCATTCTAAGCTTAATGGTTTTCGCCATTTGGAATGATTTAAAACACGTCAAAGCTTTTGAGTGGATTAGTTCACTGTTTTAAAAAAGCATCTAGGCACTTTTTTGTATAAAAGAGTGCCTTTCCTTATATGATTTCTTACTTTTTTACAATTTCATTATTGTTTTTTCGATTTTCTTTAAAATGCTCAAACAAAACAATACATTCAAAAAAAATATTTTATAATTATAACAAAAATAATCAAAAACTTGAAATTAAAAGTAATTTGTTATAAAATTTACATAATTTTAAACATTAAGGATTTACAAATGACTAAATTTATAAAAAATATTGTGCTTGTTATAGCAATCATTGTATTTACAAACACAGTTTCAGCACATAAATGGCCTGTTTTTTCAACAAAACCCACTAATCTAACAGACATAGAATTAAATAACAATTTTGATTATAGCACTCAACTTTCTGATGCAAACTATAATTACAAGTTCGAATTTAATGACTCTAACTTTCAATTAGTGAATATTCTTATTGCAGTTAGCTCAACCTCAAAAGGTGAACTTATACCAAGCGACCCAGAATCAATAGAAAACAAAATAACATACTCTATTTATCTAAACAGAAATAAAATTGGAAAAATAAACATCGAAAGAAAAAAGTAAAACAAACAATTATCTGCATGTTTTATTTAAAAAATACGATAAAAAATAAAGCCTTCATAAAATT is a genomic window of Alphaproteobacteria bacterium containing:
- the rseP gene encoding RIP metalloprotease RseP produces the protein MTILINILAFVVVFSVIVFVHELGHFLVARWNGVKVDAFAIGFGPELLGYTSSTGTRWKFCAIPLGGYVKMYGDANVASTGPNAELSAEEKKNWHLSLHSKSAMQRAAVAIAGPMANFIFAIVVFFALFEIFGKPSTVPVIGTIKTESAAEKAGLKVGDHILELNGSSVDSFEKFAQNILMNPETELKLKLKRNDVDLEISVTPELKEVKDVFGNVSKIGQLGVTPGAEKKWTKLGPIDGAVESVKYTWFITSTTLKGLGQMITGARSADELGGPIRIFQMTGQMAQVGIDALVTFAAVLSIGLGLLNLFPIPALDGGHVLFCIVEGIRGKPLNEKAQEYVTIVGVLAILSLMVFAIWNDLKHVKAFEWISSLF